The segment GGTCAGGGCGGGAAAGCGCAACTCGTCGGCCGGCCAGGGGAGTGTCGCCGCGACCGCCACTCGGCAGCGGGAGACGAGTCCGGCCGTGGTGATTCCTCCCAGGGCGTCATCGAGAACAGGCGCGGGCGTGACGGGCCGCAGGGCCAGCACCACCGCGATCACGATGACCGGCACGAACGGCACTGCCCAGCGAACGGGCCACCACGCGGGGCGTGGACTCAGGGCGGCACGCACCTCGCGGCGGTAGGCGAGGGCCGCCAGATCCTGCCGGGTTCGCTCGCTGGCGGCCTGCCGGGCCTGGAGGGCCGCCACCTCCTCCGCCTCGATCCGGCGGCGTTCCTCCTCGCTGAGCATACTCAGGAGAGTACGAGCCTCACCGGAGCCGAGCGTCCACTAAAAGGGGGAGATGCTGGCGGTGCCACGCCTGCGACCTCGGCGGCCGTCAGGCCAGCGTAGACCGCAGCGTGGGGCTTTCCGTCAGAGCGGAGTACACGAAGGTACGCAGGTCATCGCGCACCCGATCCGGCGACAGGAGCAGCTGCGTCATGAAGATCACGGCCAGATCCTCGGTCGGATCGACCCAGAAGTACGTGCCAGCCGCGCCTCCCCAGTAGAAGTCGCCGGCGTTCCCGAGCCGCAGGCTCCGGGCCGGGTCGAGGGTGACGGCAAAGCCCAGTCCGAAGCCCACGCCCGCCGAGCCGGTCTCGGACGCGGCGATGGCGGAGCGGGCCAGGCTGGCGATGTCCGCGCCGCCGGGCAGGTGGTTGCGGGTCATGAGTTCCAGCGTCTTCGGGCCGACCAGCCGCGCGCCGTCCAGTTCACCGCCGCGCAGCAACATGCGACAGAAGCGCAGGTAGTCGGCGGCCGTGGAGACCAGGCCACCGCCCCCCGAGACGAAGTGCGGTGGCGCCAGGTACGGACTGGTGGCCCGGGGGTCGTAGAGCACACGTCCCTGGGGAGTCAGCGCGTAGCACGGCATGAAGCGCCCGGCCTTGGCTGCGGGCACGAAGAAGTCCGTGTCCACCATGCCCAGCGGCTCCAGGATGCGCTCCCGCACGAAGTCCTCGAACGGCTGTCCCGCAACCCTACCGACCACGGCGCCCAGGACGTCGGTGGCGAAGGAGTAATGCCACGCCTCGCCGGGCGCGTACTCCAGCGGCAGGTCGGCCAGCGCGGTGATCATGCCGTCCAGC is part of the Deinococcus sp. KSM4-11 genome and harbors:
- a CDS encoding serine hydrolase — encoded protein: MTTTAGISSERLNAWEAHVKAAYLDTGILPNALTLVYRRGEIVHQNVQGFADVEAGVPLQGDAIFRIYSMTKPITSLAFMMLVEEGRVALGDPVSSVIPEWTELGVWTGGELGRFTTEPPRRPMLMVDLLRHTAGLSYHIQQGGRLDAAYRTLGLGTTTTLDGMITALADLPLEYAPGEAWHYSFATDVLGAVVGRVAGQPFEDFVRERILEPLGMVDTDFFVPAAKAGRFMPCYALTPQGRVLYDPRATSPYLAPPHFVSGGGGLVSTAADYLRFCRMLLRGGELDGARLVGPKTLELMTRNHLPGGADIASLARSAIAASETGSAGVGFGLGFAVTLDPARSLRLGNAGDFYWGGAAGTYFWVDPTEDLAVIFMTQLLLSPDRVRDDLRTFVYSALTESPTLRSTLA